In the Burkholderia glumae LMG 2196 = ATCC 33617 genome, one interval contains:
- the pcaG gene encoding protocatechuate 3,4-dioxygenase subunit alpha, with protein sequence MTTLKQTPSQTVGPYFAYGLCPQQYNFDMKSLFSPEIAAPHTPGQPILLIGQVFDGDGQPILDAVLEFTQVDAAGRFPASRAQIAESGFTGFARVGTGTDPQHRFIVRTVKPAATDAGAPHVDVTVMMRGVLTHAFTRLYFEDETEANAADAVLASVPAARRGTLMARREAGENGVVVYRFDIRMQGDRETVFFDL encoded by the coding sequence ATGACGACCCTGAAACAGACCCCTTCGCAGACCGTCGGCCCGTACTTCGCCTACGGGCTGTGTCCGCAGCAGTACAACTTCGACATGAAGAGCCTGTTCTCGCCGGAGATCGCTGCGCCGCACACGCCGGGCCAGCCGATCCTGCTGATCGGCCAGGTGTTCGACGGCGACGGGCAGCCGATCCTCGACGCGGTGCTCGAGTTCACGCAGGTGGACGCGGCCGGGCGGTTTCCCGCCTCGCGCGCGCAGATCGCCGAAAGCGGCTTCACGGGCTTCGCCCGCGTCGGGACCGGCACGGACCCGCAGCACCGCTTCATCGTGCGCACGGTGAAGCCGGCCGCCACCGACGCGGGCGCGCCGCACGTGGACGTGACGGTGATGATGCGCGGCGTGCTCACCCATGCGTTCACGCGGCTCTACTTCGAGGACGAGACCGAGGCGAACGCGGCCGATGCGGTGCTGGCAAGCGTGCCGGCGGCGCGGCGCGGGACCTTGATGGCGCGGCGCGAGGCGGGCGAGAACGGCGTGGTGGTGTATCGCTTCGACATCCGCATGCAGGGCGATCGGGAGACGGTGTTCTTCGATCTGTGA